In a genomic window of Trachemys scripta elegans isolate TJP31775 chromosome 12, CAS_Tse_1.0, whole genome shotgun sequence:
- the PXMP4 gene encoding peroxisomal membrane protein 4 produces the protein MRNLSLVASAFRTDPVYRFSHWLCALAKRPPGWNVAAMGAQALLKTLLYTVNSLLQQRRYRAALAVLKGFRNGAVYGAKIRAPHALVMTFLFKSGSLREKLKAIAQATYTHSRNLAYFVFTYKGLMALQSRLQGKNFQLHSFVAACVGGWLVFGENNHINSQINMYLLSRILFGLSRLAVEKGYIPEPKQDPFPIFAAVTWGIVLWLFEYHRHTLQPSLQSSMTYLYDDSNVWHDISDFLIYNKSNAQK, from the exons ATGCGGAACCTCTCCTTGGTGGCGTCTGCTTTCCGCACGGACCCTGTTTACCGGTTTTCCCATTGGCTCTGTGCGCTAGCGAAGCGGCCCCCCGGTTGGAACGTCGCGGCAATGGGGGCCCAGGCGCTGCTCAAGACCCTGCTTTACACCGTcaactccctgctgcagcagcgcagATACCGCGCGGCGCTGGCCGTGCTCAAGGGCTTCCGGAACGGAGCGGT CTATGGAGCAAAGATCCGTGCCCCCCATGCTCTGGTGATGACCTTTCTCTTCAAGAGTGGAAG TTTAAGAGAGAAACTGAAAGCGATTGCTCAGGCCACATACACTCATTCCCGAAACCTGGCGTATTTTGTGTTCACTTACAAGGGGCTGATGGCGTTGCAATCCCGACTACAGGGAAAGAACTTTCAGTTGCACTCCTTCGTGGCAGCCTGTGTTGGGGGCTGGTTAGTGTTTGGTGAAAACAATCATATCAACAGCCAG ATAAACATGTACCTGCTGTCTCGTATTCTGTTTGGCTTGTCCCGACTGGCAGTGGAGAAAGGTTATATCCCAGAACCCAAGCAGGACCCTTTCCCGATCTTTGCTGCTGTGACTTGGGGGATTGTTCTGTGGCTCTTTGAATATCATCGGCACACTCTCCAACCTTCTCTGCAGTCTTCCATGACTTACCTGTATGACGACAGTAATGTATGGCACGACATTTCTGACTTCCTCATTTATAACAAAAGCAACGCTCAAAAGTAA